From the Synchiropus splendidus isolate RoL2022-P1 chromosome 3, RoL_Sspl_1.0, whole genome shotgun sequence genome, the window CAGGTTGCTTTTttaacaaatattacaatatagcAGTTCGTACTAATGCTGAAcaattttgggaaaaacattcagttgtttgttttttccattgaaTGCTAAACATAAGCTGTAAATCATTAAATATTATGACCAACTTGAAATCTGGTCATGTTGAAGTGTTTATCAACATATAATATTATTGTGATGAAATGAGATGAATTGATGCATATATTGATATGAATAGCATATCTTTTTAAACTGctaaactgttgaaaaacatgTAGTCACTGTCCAATTTTGACTTCAAGCTTTGTAAATATGGACTATCATTAtcattaatgtaaataaaatcagCGTTAGTAATACAGTGGATGACTCCTGCAGGGAGCGTTTGTGGTGAAGTGTCAACACGATGACAGAGCCAGCCACGCTGAGCACCTCACTTGATACTTGACTCCTCAGACAATGAGGAATGTGATCAAGCGTGAGACGTGGGTCAGACAATCCAGAAGATCTTTGACTGTTGAACCACTTCACCAAATTTCTGGTGAAATGGGTTGCCAGGTTTCCTACTCCGGTCTCTGATGCGCTTTTTTCAGCTCCACatcctgcttttgtttttcaaatcgcCTTTTGCGACTCAAAAATCGCATTCTAGTTCATCTGGATGTTTGTTTAGGAAAATGGATCGTAGCTTGAccaccagattacgctggtacaTGGTGGCATCTGGCGGCCACACTGCGGTCGAGAATCGTGCGtccgttttttcatgttttccagacacccagatgccctcctagctaaaagcctggtcctTATGATATATAAGTAGCTTGTAGCTTGCAAGTAGCTTCAGTTATTCCTAAggaaaaagataaaatattgaTGGTAATGAaattccatgaaacagtgtcctgattttcagatgtCACTAgacggcgctgtctgctgtaaaatgtttagacgtgaacaattacaaaaaaaaaatcaatgaaatctcactcacttcatttctacaccaagagcgccatctagtggcctctgaaaatttggacactgtttggtcaaccctgcaatactgtttcatgatgcctcatcttcCCATCAATTGAAAAAAAGGTCTCATTTATCCTTGTTTTCTTTGCCACTGCAGATTGTGAGCTGGGCAAAGAGCCTGTTAACGAAAAACAAGACCCTTTGAGGCAGCAGAAGCTGAGCTTCATTCCTGACCAAACAAGTTCCATACTGCCCGTCGTAAAGAAAGAACCTGAGGAACGATTGGTCAGACAAGTCTTGGGGGCACAGGAGGAGCAAGAGAGCGCTGATACCAGTCTTCTATTGAGGTCATTGAAAATTGAACAGGATTGTAGTGGGGGTGATGAAGACCTTCTTTCTTCAGGGCCGTGTCAGAGTGACCGTTGCCAGAACAGAGAACTGACCAGCGGATCGACACTCAACTTAAAAGGTGTTGAAAGGGATGACAGCTACCGCGGATCAGAACTGGCTAGCCTCCTGCACCCTGCTAAATTTCCCCATCCACAGCCTCGCGTCACCGTCAGAGTGCCAAACTCGTCTCACAGTCAAGTAGATCGCAGCAAAAGACGCCTGGGCAATGAGGAAAACCCTTCAGTGAGCAAGCCTTTCGTGTGTCCTCTTTGCGGCAAGGCCTTCCGCTGCAGGTCCACCTTCCGCTATCACATCCGGATTCACTCTGGAGAGAAACCGTTCAGCTGCTCAGTTTGTGGGCACAGATTTAGGCAGCGCTCAGACCTGGTGGCCCATTTCCGCGTCCACACTGGATATAAACCTTTCTCCTGCACGCTCTGTCCGATGACCTTCAGCCGCAGCTACTCGCTGGGGCTACACATGAGGACGCACACCGGGGAGAAACCCTTCGCTTGCACTTTGTGTCTGAAAAGGTTTGCGTGGAAGTCGCAGTTGAAGAAACACCACTGTGTGGCGTTTGTATCCGGAGTGAACGAGTCTGCTCCAAGTGAGATGCCACTGATGCAACAAGAGGTGTTTATTCCCAGTTCACAATTCCAGTAGCGATCGTGAGGAACTGAGACTCATGCTCGGTCTGTGGTCAAAGTTAATGTACTTTAAATTAAGTATCTGttgtgggggtttttttttcagcaaactAATGCTTTTACACTTAAGGCTGCACGATTATGACTAAGATGAACTGCATCACGAAGTGATACTCAatggaaacaaacacagaatACAGGATCGTGTTGTGATGTCCTTCCTCGGTTCCCTGACAGTCCATGCTAGCATGATAGCCTGTGAAATCGCAAGCATAAATGTGCCTCATAATGTGTAGCAACGGTACTCCAGGTGGTTTTGACTCgctcatttgtatttattttctcgCAACACTCAGTCATCAGTGAGTGACAGGTCTGACTCAGATGCGTAATGTGAAGCCTGAGCCAACTGTATGGTCATTTATGAGGGACAGGCTTTTAACTAGGACGGtgtctgggcatctgcaaaacatgaaaaaacggacgccagatgccgccatataccagcgtaatctgccATCCAAGATACGGCCAAGAATTGGAtgttcattttttcatgttctgcagacGCCCAGAGgtcctcctagctaaaagcctgatgcgGGACTTTCCCTCAGATTTGCTTATGCCGTCGCAGTTGGTTGCATTTTGAACCCATGTGAAAGTCACCGTCCACcaaaatgatttaatgtcagCTGCCTATTGCTAAACTCACAATCAAGTTGGAGATTTGATGACTTGTGCAGCTCTACTTTCACTTCACGGCACAATATTGCACATCTTTCTCCACTATGGGTCCATGAATCCCCTGATGCTGCTCAATAGAGCAGTTTGTTTTGGCAGCTGTGACACTGTTTAACCTGATTCccaatattaatatttacatACTCACCATTCTACCTCATTCAAGAtccattgtctgcattgttctgTTCGTGACACAACAAGCACCACAATGTGAGGCTTGATGCTCTCGATTCTGTTCCAAATGACTCCGCCCGTTTGACCTGCATGCATCACTGCCACACCCTGTgaccattcatttatttaacctTTTTCCCCAACCCTCGCTTTCATAATGTCGTGGTGTTACTTGGGTCTATGTCTGTTATATGCTGTGCTCAAGTGTTTAAAAAGCTGTACTGCTACATTGGGTTTTAGCAGAAGCAGGTGTTGCATCGATATGTTTAAAGtcatatgttgttgtttttttccccatttctgGAGGGGGGCTTGTGACATTTCTTGAGTTTTCATTGAGAAATATTTTGGCATTTCTTTTGATATGTTGAAAGAATCATCCAAAACTGCCTAGATTACCGtcttgaataaaacaaatatctCCTAAAGCCACCAGTCGTTCTTCACCATCGGACTTGTCGAAGTGAAAtggagtacagtggtacctcggttttccaacgtctcggacttcgaacaaatcaaagttcgaaaaaaaaaaaaaagatttttttttttttggttcagacTTCGAAtgtaaatccagaactcaaacgccccctgaaaaaagccagaaaaaacataacgtgtgcggacccacgacgctctttgttattgtgtataacgcaggctctgtatgcagacgtgtcccattagctacatttactgactgttttttcttcatattgaggtgtaaaacctttcctgtatctgcactggaccgtggtagagtctcacaggggaggtgctcgctctccacacctccgaggctggagcactcactccagggtttgatgtcctgttgtgggctggagctgggacagggatgaggcgagtctgggacagagcgtgacttggtttatgactttgtcacagccaaactgcacagaagcgcacattcagagctggacacgcaccgggcacctcttcacttctggagagacgtcactcactctgcaacccctcccacatgcagcggccacacacatagaggaacagcgcacctgcagcagacactctacattcactcctacaaaagactattttaaggcttgaaacgcattatttctttttccattcattgtaatgggaaaaatcgattcagatttcggacaaatcgcttctcgaacggccgtctggaacggattgtggtggagaaccgaggtaccactgtattattgtTCCCCACTGGCTTTTCCGTCTGTGATAAAGTGTCACTTGACACTTTCGTTGTCTCCTGCCTCATCCGCAAGCTCCGGATGAGGGAGCCC encodes:
- the LOC128756281 gene encoding zinc finger protein 45-like gives rise to the protein MCKIQSLRAEVKHRLNEAVRDVFELFERTIDELAEELRRSKEENERQRNLLDAILKPRVYLSRTDCELGKEPVNEKQDPLRQQKLSFIPDQTSSILPVVKKEPEERLVRQVLGAQEEQESADTSLLLRSLKIEQDCSGGDEDLLSSGPCQSDRCQNRELTSGSTLNLKGVERDDSYRGSELASLLHPAKFPHPQPRVTVRVPNSSHSQVDRSKRRLGNEENPSVSKPFVCPLCGKAFRCRSTFRYHIRIHSGEKPFSCSVCGHRFRQRSDLVAHFRVHTGYKPFSCTLCPMTFSRSYSLGLHMRTHTGEKPFACTLCLKRFAWKSQLKKHHCVAFVSGVNESAPSEMPLMQQEVFIPSSQFQ